The Thermotoga neapolitana DSM 4359 sequence GGTGGTCAAGAGCGTGGAGCTGGGAACGGAGGTCGAGATAAAGCCTTTTCTTCTCAGGGACAACACAGTTTCACTGACGGTGAAGATCACCTCCTCGAACGCTCTGGATAAAAACGAAGGTCTTCCGGATACCACTTCCCAGAGCATAGAGGGAACTGTAAGGTTGAAACTGGGTGAAACCGTCGCCATAGGTGGTATCGGCTTCGACACCTACACGACCGTGACGGACAAGGTACCTCTTCTTGGAGACATCCCCGTTTTTGGATATCTCTTCAAGAAGGAAACAGAGAGAAAGATCCACAAGGAAATCCTCATCCTCGTAAAGTGCACAAAAGCGGGTGAAAGTGAATGAAAAGGGTGATCTTTTCGATCGTCCTTCTTTTTTGTGTGCCCGCTTTTTCGATAGACGTTTTTTTCCAGGACACGGACATAAAGGATGCCCTGGTTCAGCTCTCACAGCTTTCAGGTGTGCCCATACTCTTTTCGTCGAAGATCAGTGGCAGAGTGAGTCTGGAACTCTACGATGTCTCACTCGACACCGCCCTGAATCTTCTCCTTTCCGGAACTCCGTATGACTGGATCAAAGGGGATGGATACTACCTCGTCTTCGCACCATCAGACATGGAAAAACTGGTCTTTCTTCCCTCCGCAGTCATCAACCTCCAGCACGTGCCGGCAGAACAGGTCGTGGAGTACCTGGGAGCCTACAAAGACTTCGTCGTACCAGTTGGGAACACCCTGATCGTGTTCGGTGGTGGGCGTGTTTTGAGAGCCGTGAAGGAAATCGCAGAGAAGATCGATGTCGAAAGGGAGCAGTACATCGCATGGTACAGATACGTTCGAATCTCAGAGGAAAAAACCGTTACCCTTAAGAGATTGCTCTCTTCAAAAGTCGTTTCCGTGGGAGACACCTATACGGTGATCACGGATGAAGATGTCCTGACCGTGGAAGATTTCATCAGAGTTCTCTCCGAAGAAGAGATGAGAACGATAGCCTCCGGAGTGGTTCCCATCGAAGAGGGCAGGGAAACAAAGATATCGCTCCAGTACAACGAAAAAAGCATCTGGCTTTCCCTGGCTCTCTCTGGAAACAGTATCAGAATAAGTTTGAAGGACTCCAGAACAGCACTGGAAACGGATGTTTCCCTGTCGAGCAA is a genomic window containing:
- a CDS encoding secretin and TonB N-terminal domain-containing protein, translating into MKRVIFSIVLLFCVPAFSIDVFFQDTDIKDALVQLSQLSGVPILFSSKISGRVSLELYDVSLDTALNLLLSGTPYDWIKGDGYYLVFAPSDMEKLVFLPSAVINLQHVPAEQVVEYLGAYKDFVVPVGNTLIVFGGGRVLRAVKEIAEKIDVEREQYIAWYRYVRISEEKTVTLKRLLSSKVVSVGDTYTVITDEDVLTVEDFIRVLSEEEMRTIASGVVPIEEGRETKISLQYNEKSIWLSLALSGNSIRISLKDSRTALETDVSLSSKKITIVDFEGGILELKVGKIAPVSIKEEKKDEEKDHTLTGRVEMGKSLTFLSGATARVVGNLELGLLAGVKDEEVFLSISLKDVHNIRGNIFSYGEFQLSMNKDAEVSQEFSLGIAWKEKVLFGLGVWSDFSKMRPEIRLAFGQDAGVEIIYVVTEKVIIGFWVRW